CATGGGGCCGGCACTGATCGCGTTCACGCGAATATTGTGGGGTCCGAGATCGTGGGCGAGGTAGCGGACGCTTGCTTCCAGGGAAGCCTTGGCGACTCCCATGACGTTATAGTGAGGCACCACTTTTTCCGACCCGTAATAGGTCATGGTCACGATGCTTCCGCCTTCCGTCATCAAGGGAAGGGCAGCCCGGGCTATGCCCACCAGGGAGTAGGCGCTGACATCCTGAGCCATTGCGAAAGCCTGGCGGGTGGTATCGACGAAGCGCCCCTCCAGGGCTTCCCTGGGAGCAAAAGCAACGCTGTGCAGGACCAGGTGGATTTTGCCGAAATCCCGGGTGAGACAACGGAAAACGTCTTGGATTTCATCATCCCTGGTGACGTCGCAAGGGTAGAGGGGAGCCTCGTCACCGAAGCGCGCGGCCAACTGGGTGACGTTCCGCTGCAACCGCTCTCCCTGATAGGTCAAGGCCAGCCGGGCTCCGGCCTTGTGCCAGGCTTCGGCAATGCTCCAGGCGATGCTGCGCTTGTTGGCTACTCCGAAGACAACTCCAAATTTGCCCTCCAACATGGAAAACCTCCCGCGCGATGCGGAGATGAGACTAGCAGATTTTCAGGCGAAAAAACAGAGAGGCGCACTGGCTGCCAAAGACATCATGTACAATTCGAGCCCGGTGAGAAATACGGGCTAAAATCGGTAGCGGCACGCCGTGACCGAATCCAAGAGGGGAGAAGGAGTTACTATGGCTTACACGTTCGGCGATCTGAGACACAAGACCGTGGCCCAGCTTCGCCAGATTGCCGGTGAAATCGAGCACGACGCCGTCAAGGGCTATACCCAGATGACCAAGGAGCCCTTGTTGAAGGCGATCTGTGACGCCCTGGGCGTCGATATGCACGAGCACCACGATGTGGTGGGCATCGACAAGCGAGCCATCAAGCTGGAAATCAAGGAACTCAAGAAGCGGCGGGACCAGGCCTTGGAGGCCAAGGATCGTGCGGGGCTGAAGTCGATTCGCCGCCAGATCCACGCATTGAAGAGAAAGATCCATCGGGCAACTGTTTGACCCGCATGGCGCAACGGGGCGACGCATTGCCCGCTATGCTGTTCGGTCGCGAGTGCCCGAGGGAGAGTAGGGCCCTGCGCCACCATCATGCCCCGCGGTGAGGAGTGCAGGGTCAATCCGCGTGTCGTCGGTCTGGGGTGACCGCCAATTGTCCAGCACGCCGACTTGCTGGACGCAGGAGACCGTGCAGTAAGGGGCGCAGGTCTTGCGAAGGCTGAATTCCCGGCGGATGTGTTCTCGGGTGTAGTCCTGCAGCGGAATGGCAGGGTAGCCCCGTTGCTGCGAGCAGTAGTGAACCAGGCCGTCCTCGCAGACGTAGAGGTACCGGCCGCCGGCTCGGCAGCGCCAATGGTTGGGTTTCCCCAGAGAGATGTTCTCCTGAAATCTGTTGAAGCGCGCAAAGGACTTCTTGCCAAGCTTCTGGATCTCACGATAGACGGACCGTTCTCTCTCGTTCAGGGCTCGCAGCTGGCCGTCCCCATCGTGAATGATGCCCAGGGTGCTGGAGAAGCCCAGGGAGACAGCCCGGCGGGCCACCTGCAAGGCGTCCTCGGGGAAGCGGATGCCGGAACCGATGACCGAGTTGATGTTGACGGCGAAGTCGGCGTACTCGGCCAGCATCACCAGCTTCCGGTCCAGAACCTTGAGGCTCTTCTTGGAGACATCGTCCGGGTTGACGTTGTCGATGCTTATCTGCAGATGCTCCAGGCCCGCCTGGTTGAGCTGTTGGATGCGCTTGACACTGAGCAGATAACCGTTGGTTATCAGCCCCGCCATCATTTTTCGCAGCCGTATCCGCTTCAATACGGCGTCCAGTTCGGGGTGCAACATCGGTTCCCCTCCGCTGATCGTGATCACGGTGGTGCCGAGGCGGGCCAAATGGTCGACCCGCCGCAGCATTTCCTCGATGGGCACCGGCGCCGAGACCTTGTCGAACTCATTGCAGTAGGTACAGGAAAGGTTGCAGCGGCGGATGGGGATGAGGTGGGCCAGCACCGGATGCCTGGTTGAAAGCAGGGCTTTGGCAACCATGCGCCATTCCCTGACGCGTCGATGCGCCGCCAGCAGTGTCCTGCGAAATCCTGTTCCGTTAACAGTATTCATCCTGTTTGGTCACGGCTCAATGCGAGTCGTTTCGAGGTCGAGCGGTTTCCGAAAGTGAGCCGATTGCGCGGCAGCCGGGGCATCACTATATGCAAACGAATCCCCGCCGGCCAAACGAAATCTACCGGGTGGGTGCCTCCCCGGTCAAATCCACCGGTGCCTCTTCGGGCGCTTCTCCCGGCGTTTCCTCTGTTTGCTCGTAGCGGCTGTCCCGGTGCTGAATGACGGCTCCGCTGGCCAGCTTGAACTTGAGCTTGATCCCGCCGGCCTCCCCGGACAGCGGTCTCACCCACTCGAACGTTCCTTCCAAGCCGGCTTCCAGGCTCTGGGGAGTCAATGGCACATCCTCCTCCACGGGCAACTCGAGAGAGGTGATCAGGGTCAAGGTGGCAATGAGATCGTCGAGATTCCCTTCAGTGCGGTTCAGGACTTTCCCCGTCACCGTAATGCTGTCCTCGCCTCGTTCCTGGTTGAACTCAAGCAGCGCAATGGGTTCGCCCCCGTCGGGCACCGGCGGGACCTTTCTCTGAGCGTATTCCTGCGTCCAGGGAAGCCAGGCGTCCATCACCCCGGAAGAGGAGATCACCGAACCGACCAGGAAGAGAACGGCTGCGATCACCACTCCCGCCAGGATCCAGGCTCGCTTTCTGGAAGGTCCGACCATCTCGACTCGAAAACCTTCCGGCTCCCCCTCGGAAGGAGGCTGGGGAGCCTCATCATTGGCGTTTCGATTCTCGTTCTCCATCCCGGTTCACCCTCTTGTTAGTGGATAGTGGCTAGTGATTAGTGGATAGTCTCGGAAGTAAGGTAGCGACTCGTGACCTCGTTAAGCTCGTATGGGGAGTTAATCGCAAGGCAGCCACCAATGGTTAATGCCCGGCCCGCTGATTAAATCGCTCTCCCCTCTCCACTCTTCACTAACCACTCCGTTCCATTGCCAGGGCTCGCATGGATTCCTCCACGACTTCGAGAAAGACGATACAAGCCCGTGATTGATAGCGATTTTTCCGATAAATGAGCCCCAGCTTGCGAATCAGATTCAGATTTCTCAGAGGCAACAGGCACAAGGTTCCCTGCCTGCTTTCCTCTTCAGCGTAGCTCTTTGGAACAATCGAAATGCCCATGCCGATGGACACGAATTTCTTGATGGTCTCGATGCTGGCGAGCTCCATCGAGATGTGCAAGCGGTCCCACTGGCTTCCGAAGTGTTTCCTCAGGCGTTCGCGAGTGGTTCCGGCAGTATGGAAAATGAAGGGATAGGAGACGACCTCCTCCAGGTCCGGCGAGGTTTGTAGAGTCAGCGGGTGATCCGGACTTGTAATCAGCCACAATGCGTCCTCGGCGATAGGCAGGATGTTCAGTTCCTGTTCTGGAACGGGGAGGGTGACGATTCCAAAGTCCAGTTGGTTTCCGCGTACCTTGTCCAGAACCTTCCTTGAAAAGTTGCGGTAGATGCTGATTTGAACTTCCGGGTATTTCTCCTTGAAGAGCGCGAAGATCTGGGGCAGCACGTAGAGGCAGGTGGACTCGTTGGCGCCAATCAGTATTTTCCCCTTGGGAACGTTGTTCACCTCGGTGACCGCCAGCTTGGCTTCATCGTGCAGATTCAGCAACCTCTCGGCGTAGTCGAACAGCACGTCGCCCGCCCGGGTCAGGAAAACCTTCTTGCCGATGCGATCGAAGAGCCTGGCTCCCAACTCTTCTTCCAGCATACGGACTTGGGTACTGATTGCCGGCTGGGTGCGGAAGAGCTTTTCGGCAGCCATGGTAAAGCTCCGGTGGACCGCCACGGCGTGGAAGTTGCGAATCTGGTCGAGGTTCATATCGCAGTGGAAGGGGCACCATACCCGATTTCCAGGTATTCAAACCGGGTTGGCGAGCACTATTCACGAACCATAAGTTTTTCTTATGCGGATCATATATCGGATAAGAGGGATTAGCCAACCGGCGGCGCGGTGATTTCCCGCTGAAGGTCGGCCAAGCCGACTTTCGGCCACGGGTGTTGCTTCAGCCGACGCTCCTTCTTCGTGGCAAGCTCGACGTCCGAACCTTGCAGCGTTTCGCGGCTGTACTCACGGATTTTCTCCAATGGTATCGGCCTCCTCGGTGATTCCAAAGAGGGCGCCTACTTCTTTGCCTTGATGAAAGTACAAAGCAGGAAAAGCAACGCCCCTCGTTGGCCGTTTGGCAATTTTCCATTGCGTCCGCTGTAAGCTGACGTTCGACAGT
The DNA window shown above is from Acidobacteriota bacterium and carries:
- a CDS encoding enoyl-ACP reductase: MLEGKFGVVFGVANKRSIAWSIAEAWHKAGARLALTYQGERLQRNVTQLAARFGDEAPLYPCDVTRDDEIQDVFRCLTRDFGKIHLVLHSVAFAPREALEGRFVDTTRQAFAMAQDVSAYSLVGIARAALPLMTEGGSIVTMTYYGSEKVVPHYNVMGVAKASLEASVRYLAHDLGPHNIRVNAISAGPMNTLAARGIRGLGSMLKHHAEQAPLKRNVHPGELGNTGLYLGSDLSAGVTGEVLYVDCGYNIMGM
- a CDS encoding radical SAM protein → MNTVNGTGFRRTLLAAHRRVREWRMVAKALLSTRHPVLAHLIPIRRCNLSCTYCNEFDKVSAPVPIEEMLRRVDHLARLGTTVITISGGEPMLHPELDAVLKRIRLRKMMAGLITNGYLLSVKRIQQLNQAGLEHLQISIDNVNPDDVSKKSLKVLDRKLVMLAEYADFAVNINSVIGSGIRFPEDALQVARRAVSLGFSSTLGIIHDGDGQLRALNERERSVYREIQKLGKKSFARFNRFQENISLGKPNHWRCRAGGRYLYVCEDGLVHYCSQQRGYPAIPLQDYTREHIRREFSLRKTCAPYCTVSCVQQVGVLDNWRSPQTDDTRIDPALLTAGHDGGAGPYSPSGTRDRTA
- a CDS encoding LysR family transcriptional regulator, producing the protein MNLDQIRNFHAVAVHRSFTMAAEKLFRTQPAISTQVRMLEEELGARLFDRIGKKVFLTRAGDVLFDYAERLLNLHDEAKLAVTEVNNVPKGKILIGANESTCLYVLPQIFALFKEKYPEVQISIYRNFSRKVLDKVRGNQLDFGIVTLPVPEQELNILPIAEDALWLITSPDHPLTLQTSPDLEEVVSYPFIFHTAGTTRERLRKHFGSQWDRLHISMELASIETIKKFVSIGMGISIVPKSYAEEESRQGTLCLLPLRNLNLIRKLGLIYRKNRYQSRACIVFLEVVEESMRALAMERSG